A region of Vigna radiata var. radiata cultivar VC1973A chromosome 10, Vradiata_ver6, whole genome shotgun sequence DNA encodes the following proteins:
- the LOC106775247 gene encoding auxin-responsive protein SAUR32 yields the protein MGILSDHHHNSPKHHHHHHYHMSFHLHIPHLHFHHHHQEKKDLKDVPKGCLAVLVGQGEEQQRFVIPVMYMNHPLFMKLLKEAEDEYGFQQKGPITIPCHVEHFRTVQGIIDREKYLHHHHHHHAWCFKV from the coding sequence aTGGGGATTCTCAGCGATCATCATCATAACTCTCCAAAACACCATCACCACCATCATTACCACATGAGCTTTCACTTGCACATTCCTCACCTCCactttcaccaccaccaccaggaGAAGAAGGACCTCAAGGACGTTCCAAAAGGGTGTTTGGCGGTCTTGGTAGGCCAAGGGGAGGAGCAACAGAGGTTTGTCATCCCTGTCATGTACATGAACCACCCACTGTTCATGAAGTTGCTCAAGGAAGCCGAAGACGAATACGGCTTCCAGCAGAAAGGCCCCATCACCATCCCTTGCCACGTCGAGCACTTCCGCACCGTCCAAGGCATCATCGACAGGGAGAAatacctccaccaccaccaccaccaccatgcTTGGTGCTTCAAAGTTTGA